A DNA window from Drosophila pseudoobscura strain MV-25-SWS-2005 chromosome 2, UCI_Dpse_MV25, whole genome shotgun sequence contains the following coding sequences:
- the LOC4802321 gene encoding arginine kinase, whose amino-acid sequence MTSIESKRVQYRKYLERAGVIDALSKALIKLYEEQNKPEDAIRFVRKFMCESCPDDAQYDLMKNDLEEAKTSISRLEQELERLRGQIKKSPEEYQELTLAGYKSLMDDEENVNSLLRKYLTPELLEEYMLVTTSPPVDAYLYDCAVSGFEHHDSSVGIYAADPDSYDVFAKIFDPIIKDYHAQQDNDSDALQKDSDWGNVDEIENLDPERKYIISARIRIARNIEGFPFFPKLTEKQFIEVEERVRAATETMDGEHIGSYLTLSDIDAETQQEMVKRHIMFHRGDAYLTTAGCYRFWPTGRGVYHNPAATFLIWVNEEDHLRIISMAPCGDLGDVYNRLVNGLQELEKTLTFARSPRYGFLSACPTNLGTTLRASVHIRLPLLSKDNERLVALADELQLQIRGTGGEHTAIEDGVMDISNRRRLGFTEFELVKSLQDGIVALINAEEELETAGQEG is encoded by the exons TGCCCTGAGCAAGGCCCTCATTAAGTTGTACGAGGAACAGAACAAGCCAGAAGATGCCATACGCTTTGTGCGCAAGTTCATGTGCGAGAGCTGCCCGGACGATGCCCAGTACGATCTGATGAAAAATGATTTGGAGGAGGCAAAGACGAGCATCTCGCGTTTGGAGCAGGAGCTAGAGCGCCTGCGTGGTCAAAT CAAAAAGTCACCGGAGGAGTACCAGGAGCTCACCCTGGCTGGCTACAAATCCCTCATGGACGATGAGGAGAATGTTAATTCGCTGCTCCGCAAGTACCTTACACCGGAGCTCTTGGAGGAGTACATGCTGGTGACCACATCGCCGCCAGTGGATGCCTATCTGTACGATTGCGCCGTCTCGGGCTTTGAGCATCACGACTCGTCGGTGGGCATCTATGCCGCCGATCCAGACAGCTACGATGTGTTTGCCAAGATCTTTGATCCGATTATCAAGGACTACCATGCCCAGCAGGACAACGATTCGGATGCGCTGCAAAAGGACAGCGACTGGGGCAATGTGGATGAAATCGAGAACCTGGATCCGGAGCGCAAATACATCATCTCGGCGCGCATACGCATCGCTCGCAACATTGAGGGCTTCCCGTTCTTCCCCAAGCTAACGGAGAAGCAGTTCATCGAGGTGGAGGAGAGGGTGCGTGCCGCCACTGAGACCATGGATGGGGAGCACATCGGCTCCTATCTGACATTGAGCGACATCGATGCCGAGACCCAGCAGGAGATGGTGAAGCGTCACATAATGTTCCATCGCGGTGACGCCTATCTGACCACCGCAGGTTGTTATCGCTTCTGGCCAACGGGCCGTGGTGTCTACCATAATCCGGCCGCTACTTTCCTGATCTGGGTCAACGAGGAGGATCACTTGCGCATCATTTCCATGGCTCCGTGCGGCGACTTGGGCGATGTGTACAATCGTCTGGTCAATGGCCTGCAGGAACTCGAAAAGACCCTGACCTTTGCGCGCAGTCCTCGCTATGGCTTCCTCAGTGCCTGCCCCACCAATCTGGGAACCACCTTGCGTGCCTCGGTGCACATTCGTCTGCCCTTGCTGAGCAAGGATAATGAACGTTTGGTCGCTTTGGCCGatgagctgcagctgcagataCGCGGCACCGGCGGCGAGCACACTGCCATCGAGGATGGCGTCATGGATATTTCGAACAGACGTCGTCTCGGTTTCACCGAATTCGAGCTGGTCAAGTCTCTGCAGGATGGCATTGTGGCCCTGATCAATGCCGAGGAGGAACTCGAGACAGCCGGACAGGAGGGTTAA